The window GGAGGAGCTTGACGGCGGTGTCGCGACGGAGGAGGGCGTGGTGGGCGCGATAGACGACGCCCATGCACCCTTCGCCGATCTTTTCGTCGAGGGTGTACTGGCCGAGGCGGCGGGCTTTGAGTTGGGCTTCGTGGAAGCGGCGGCGCCAGCGGGCATTGAGGCCGGTGAAGATGGTGATGCCGAGGGCGGCGAGCGCGAGCAGGAGGAGGAGGACGAGGAAGACGCGTTCGATGACACGGAGGGGTTGAAACGCCTCGGCGGCATCGATCTTGGTGACCACCCCGAAGCGGCGGTCGGGCAACCAGCGCCAGGCGCCCACGACGGGGACGCCACGATAATCGGGACTGGGGACGACGGTGACGCCGCTGGTTTCGGCGACGGCCGCGGCGACGAGCGGCATCAGGGGGGCATCGGGGCCGGGTGGATCGAACGGGGGCCGGGCGAGGGTCAGGTTACGGCCGGGATCGCGCAGTTCGAGGGTGAGGGCGGAGTTGGCGTCGGGGGCATTGGTGAGAAGTCCAAGCTGGCGGAGTTGGTCGTCGAACCGGCTTTGGGAGATGATGAGACCGGAGGGATCGAAGGCGAAGGTTTCGCCGGTGTCGCCTGGACGCGCCACGGAGAGGACGCGGGTGAATTCGTCCTCGGGGCGGAGAATGAAGGCGAGGGCGCCGATGGTGCGACCCTCGGGGTCGCGCACCGGGGTCAGGATCTGCATCAGCTTGATTTCGGGACGGTTCGCAAAGGAGGGGCGGGAGCGGCTGGCGTCGGGAGGGTGGAAGACGGGGGAATTGTTCAGGGCGGGTGGAGGCCTGCGGAAGAACCGGCCGGTATCCCGGTCCGGAGGGCCACGGCGCGGGGGGGCGAGTTTGAACGGTGTGACGAGGACAGGCTGGTCGGTGGCGAAGAGTTCCTCGAAGCGGGCGAGATGTTCTTCGGGGACGATTGCGCCCGGGCGGGAGCGGCCACGGCCGGAAGCGGCGACCACCTGAAGGTCACGGTTCACCAATTGGGCGGCACCGAAACCGGCGGGACCGAGGGATTGCTCGAGGATTTCCTGGAAGGCGCCGAGTGCGGGCGGAGGGGGGCGGGGAGGTCCATTCGAGGAGGGGACCGGGGGGCCGGTGGCCAGGAGTTGTTCACAGAGCGGGAGGAGGGCGGGGTGCCGGGCGAGCACGGCGGCGGTACGCTCCTGGGTATGGATCCAGATTTCGAGGGCGGTGACGTTGGCGTTGAGGACTGTTTCGAGTTCGTTGGCGACGGATGCGGCCAGGGTGTGGCGGACGGCGCGATGGGTGGCGAGGCCGATGGCGAGAAGGATCACCGCGGCGGCGGTGGGGGCAAGGAGGAGGGATGACCTGGAGACGTTGGACACGGGGAGGGGGGTGCGGGACGGCGAATTGGACGTTGGGGTGGGAGCGGTGGTTACGGAGGCGGGAAGGTCACAGTGCCGTCGTGGGACCGAATCGGCAATGCCAGGGGCGGGGCGAGAATTGCTTGGACATTCGGGGGGCCAGGTTTTAAGGAGGCGATATGAGCGTGCGCTGGTGGATGAGTGTCGGGGTGGGTGCGAGTCTGGCGATCGGGACGCTGCCGGTGGGATGGGCGCAGGAGTCGGAAGCGGCTGCCGGGCGGGAGGTCAGGTCAACGACGGCGACGACGCCGTTGCGAAGCGGGGACGGGAGCGATCCGGTGGAGGTGGCGGCGGATGCGTTGGTGGTTCGGCCGTTGGGATTGGCGGCGACGGCGGTGGGGGCGGCGATCTGGGTGGTGGCGCTGCCGTTTTCGGCGATCAGCGGGGATGTGGATCGGACGGGGCAGGTTTTGGTCGGGGGGCCGGCTCGATTCACGTTCCGGCGCCGGCTGGGGGATTTCGAGCCAGGGCGGTGGTAGGCGGGCGGATCAGGCGATGACGCGGCGACGGGCGCGGTCTGGCCAGGTGAAGCAGACGGCAGCGCCCTGGCCGTCCTTGGATTCGATCCAGATTCGTCCGCCCCGGGTTTCCACGATGCGTTTGACAAGGGTGAGGCCGAGTCCGGTACCTGGAACGAGGCCGGAGGGATCGAGGCGCTGGAAGATCTGGAAGACCTTTTCCTGATAGCGTTCCGGGATGCCCGGGCCATTGTCGGCGACGCGGAATTCCCAGGCGTTCCGGCGCCGGGTTGCGGAGATGGAAATCACGCCCTGGGGTTTGTCGAGGTATTTGACGGCGTTATCGATGAGGTTTTGGAAGACCTGATAGAGGCGGTCGGGGTTGCCGGTGAGGGTGGGGAGGTCGGGGGCGGGCTGGATGGCGACGTTGGGCGGGGGAGCGAGGACGGCGGAGACTTCGGTGACGAGCTGGAGGGTGGAGACCTGGGATTCGGGTTCGGGGGTGCGGGCGACCTTGGCGCAGGCGAGGAGGCCGTCGATCATGTGCTGGAGGTGTTTGACGCGACCGCGGAGGAGGCCGAGGAGACGGAGTCCCTCGGGGTCGAGGCGGGAGGCATGATCCTGGGTCAGCCATTCCGAGAGCTGGTGGATGCCGCGGAGGGGTGCCTTGAGGTCGTGGGTGACGACGTAGGCGAATTCGGCGAGTTCCTCGTTGGTGGAGCGGAGGTCGGCGGTGCGTTCCTCGACACGCTGTTCGAGTTGGGCATTGAGCTGACGGATCTGGGCTTCGGCCTGTTCCCGCTGGCGGTCGAGCCTCATGGCGCCGATGAGATTGGCGCAGGTGATGAGCAAGGGTTCGAGCCGGCGCGCGACGGCATGGTCGAACGGCGGGGCCTGGCGGGAGAGTCCGACGACGCCGACGACTTCTTCGTCGTGTCGGAGGGGGAGGCCGAGGAGGTGATCGCGAGGATTGGGGGCGGTCATGATCACCGGGCGGGCGGTGGCGAGGACGTTTTCGATCAACTGGCGGAGGCCATCATCGATGGAGGGGGTGTCCGGGGGATCGGATGGTTTGGGCGGGCAGGGGACGAAGACATTGAGTTCGCGGGTGCCGGAAGGGGAGACGGTGACTTCGGCGATGACACCCTGGCGGCTGTCGGTCATGCGCATGAGGCGGCTGAGGACATGGCGGAAGGCGCGGGCGGGTTCGGGGTCCTCGATGAAGGAGGCTTGGACATCGCTGACGGCCTGGAGGAGTTCGTGACCTTCGCGGAGGGCGCGTTCGGCTTCCTGGCGGCGGGTGATATCGGCAAAGGAGACCACCACGCTGGAGACCTGGCCGGACTCATCGCGGGAGAAGGGGCGGGAATTGACGGAGATCCAGACGAGGCGTCCATCGGGGCGGCGGACGCCCATGACGGCATCGTTGACGAGTTCGCCGGTGCGGAGGGTGGTGATACCGGGGTAATCCTCCTGATCGAGCTGGGAACCGTCGAGGCGGAGGGTATCCC of the Verrucomicrobiia bacterium genome contains:
- a CDS encoding protein kinase, translated to MSNVSRSSLLLAPTAAAVILLAIGLATHRAVRHTLAASVANELETVLNANVTALEIWIHTQERTAAVLARHPALLPLCEQLLATGPPVPSSNGPPRPPPPALGAFQEILEQSLGPAGFGAAQLVNRDLQVVAASGRGRSRPGAIVPEEHLARFEELFATDQPVLVTPFKLAPPRRGPPDRDTGRFFRRPPPALNNSPVFHPPDASRSRPSFANRPEIKLMQILTPVRDPEGRTIGALAFILRPEDEFTRVLSVARPGDTGETFAFDPSGLIISQSRFDDQLRQLGLLTNAPDANSALTLELRDPGRNLTLARPPFDPPGPDAPLMPLVAAAVAETSGVTVVPSPDYRGVPVVGAWRWLPDRRFGVVTKIDAAEAFQPLRVIERVFLVLLLLLALAALGITIFTGLNARWRRRFHEAQLKARRLGQYTLDEKIGEGCMGVVYRAHHALLRRDTAVKLLLPHRADPDLIRQFEHEVRLTCQLSHPNTIQVYDYGHTPDGIFYYAMELLHGLTFQDLVERHGPQPEERVVHLLAQVCGSLQEAHQAGLIHRDIKPGNLFLCHRGGIPDTVKVLDFGLVQRLPQDPATTPQNRPGPDTSRFLGTPLYLAPESIRQPGFGDPRTDLYALGAVGYFLLSAQPLFVCSSIDSLWEHQLTTNPEPIATRTPLPVSPAIAAAIHACLHKDPARRPQSAAEFLQLLLLSPLSGAWTPERQRAWWNQFTRDLSSPAPSTPSQPRTPLLSATLRIDWEQRT
- a CDS encoding multidrug transporter, which produces MSVRWWMSVGVGASLAIGTLPVGWAQESEAAAGREVRSTTATTPLRSGDGSDPVEVAADALVVRPLGLAATAVGAAIWVVALPFSAISGDVDRTGQVLVGGPARFTFRRRLGDFEPGRW